In the Prionailurus viverrinus isolate Anna chromosome A3, UM_Priviv_1.0, whole genome shotgun sequence genome, GAACGGCCAACTTTGACAAGCCTGTCCCTTATGGTCTCCATGACGTTCTGATTGTACTATGCTAGGTACCACTCACTCTTCACTTTTCTGTGACAAGATTTGGCTACTCCTTGCAATAGACTAGAAAAATACTCTTTTCCAGCTAATTAGAAGCCTCCTACATGGCAAGGTGACAGGTAGACCCAGACTGCTGACCTAACCATCTGTGCACCCAAATTGGCAAGTCTGGGTTTTTGAGATGCAGGAGAAAGACACTTAGGCATTGGAAGGGTTTTTACATATggccttgtttttttcccccaagtataAACAAAGCATTTGGTGATGTGAGATTCAGTCCAGGATGAAAACAAGAACAGAAACCCACAAACAAAATGCAACCCACCACTCTTCAAatttatgacatttaaaatttcccCCCATTAAGAGAAAATAGCCAgtgggggtgtgggaggaagctccttctaatttttctttaccACAACTTCAGTGTTTCTCAACTGGAACTCTTTGGAGAACACTGGTTTGTGTGTGAATAGTCTATCTTGTTTGCAAAACAATGAGCAGAACTTCATTagtgttttcttctaatattgCTAAATTTTTAGAAGTGGTGGTGacacagttttaaaaagttctacTTTAGGGGTAACTGGGGAAGCTCAGACAAACCTGAAATCCCCTTTTTCTACCCCTGGTCTAAGAGGATGCAATGCAGTTTATGGAATTTCCTGATTCACACAAGTTAATCCGAAGTTAAGGCTCAATTCTCATTTTTGTGGGTGAATGTTTTGCATCAGTAAATAATTGTCAGGTTTTTAGGGGGAGGGCACAGGAAATGTTTATGGGCTCCAAATAGAAACTGCAGCTTACTTGGCAAATTTGGGTTTACAAAAGTTAAAGCAATCTTGTTTTGTGGTAGACGTTTGTTAACTAGCTCACCTCCTATACATGATCTGACTGCAGGTTACAATACTTCTGGTAGGGTTTCATCATTCTGACGTTACCTATCTGCAGGAATCCGCTGCTCCTTAGCAACCGGCAAGCCGACCCATGAGAAAGATCTCCTAGAAAACCAACTACAAAACCCACCCCAAATCAGCAGTTCCGACTGCAGGTGCCTTTGCGCTGGAAGAGGTGGGTAGGAAAAACATGAAATCAACACACGTATAAGACAGTTAGCTTGATTACAGATTGGTAATAGTACACAAGTGTCTGTGCGGAGGTTCCTTTCCTTAGAACACCGTGTGCCTGCGTGTATGGGTGTGTGGTTGACGCAGAGTGGGTGGCTGGTGGGGGCTgcgtggggagaggggaaagtgcaGAGCTCACCAGGCGGGCTCCCCAGGCTGGAATAGCGCCTCAAGGTACCAGGGAGCAAGAAAGAAGGTGAGAGTATGTCAGAGACAAGTTCCCCTGTggctgtgggaggaggaagggagggagggaaactgagtcacacgGCCGCTTTGTGCTTTCCCCCGCAGCACCTGCACATCACCCCGCAGTGGTAGCAGGCCCGCAGGGGCAGGTAACAGCACATACAGGGGGCCAGGAAAGACAAGGCAATAAGAGCCATCCACCGGAGGCAAAACTTCTCGTCGCTAGTATCGCACGAGCACGGGTCTGTATAGTCTCCCTCGGGGTCCGACATACAGTGATAGAGCATGCTGTCCGCACACCACATACAGCTCACCCGGCGGATGCAAGTTCTCACAGAGTCGGGCGCGTCCTGACAGTGGCCCCTCCGGTTTTCCTCGTGGTTGAACATGTCCCTGCAGTACTCGCACCGGGAGCGCTCGCCGTCCTCCTTCCGCCTCCGGGACTTGCCCCGGGACGGCTGGGTCTTGATCACGCCGCCCCCGCGCCCTTTGGGGTCCTCGCCGAGGCCGAAGTCCGAGGAGTCCACGTAGGGGTAATTGTAGTCGTGCTTGGGGACCTCGCCCTTGGCGAACCGCACGTAGGAGTCGGCGTCCTCCGAGGCGTCGGGGGATTTGCCCCGCACTGGCGCGTGCCGGTAGTCCTCGTAGCCGGTCAGCCAGATCTTCTCCCTGGGGTTGATGCGCACAATCTCCTCGTCGTCGTCCGGGAAGCTCACCTGGCGGTAAGGCCTTGGCATCGGCTGCCCGGGGGGAAAAGGAGACATGGTTGTATAGCCGTGCCGAAAAGAGAAAAAACGCTCCACTAGGTACCTTTCGCCTTGACGAAGGCATTTCTGGAAGAAACTCACTGCTCCTATAACTACTGAACATCCCCTGGGTTGAAGGTGTATTTCAAATTGTGATCCTTGATCCATTCCTGGGTCGGGagacctttttttccttttgtggaagTACTACCATAGAGGGGGAAAAGTGTGCGTATGGGAAAAAATTCACTCTGAATTTTCGACAGCTAAACACACCTAGCTCAAGAAGCAGAACTTGAGAGACCTCCCTAGGACACTGCCCCCCCTCCCTTGAGTTCCCTTCTACGCCTCAGGGGTGGGAGGACCACTATCCTATTTCTAACAGATTAGTTTCACCTGTTATTGTACAGTGTGTTCTTTCCTAAGACCTGCTTTTTTcccaatgaaacaaaaatactgGAGTGCAC is a window encoding:
- the SPRED2 gene encoding sprouty-related, EVH1 domain-containing protein 2 yields the protein MTEETHPDDDSYIVRVKAVVMTRDDSSGGWFPQEGGGISRVGVCKVMHPEGNGRSGFLIHGERQKDKLVVLECYVRKDLVYTKANPTFHHWKVDNRKFGLTFQSPADARAFDRGVRKAIEDLIEGSTTSSSTIHNEAELGDDDVFTTATDSSSNSSQKREQPTRTISSPTSCEHRRIYTLGHLHDPYPTDHYHLEQPMPRPYRQVSFPDDDEEIVRINPREKIWLTGYEDYRHAPVRGKSPDASEDADSYVRFAKGEVPKHDYNYPYVDSSDFGLGEDPKGRGGGVIKTQPSRGKSRRRKEDGERSRCEYCRDMFNHEENRRGHCQDAPDSVRTCIRRVSCMWCADSMLYHCMSDPEGDYTDPCSCDTSDEKFCLRWMALIALSFLAPCMCCYLPLRACYHCGVMCRCCGGKHKAAV